One window from the genome of Sesamum indicum cultivar Zhongzhi No. 13 linkage group LG15, S_indicum_v1.0, whole genome shotgun sequence encodes:
- the LOC105177096 gene encoding uncharacterized protein LOC105177096 isoform X1, producing the protein MATEADIPATAILCETRKEQGGNIADAATNIMINKIPQEEKTQADTRNEPPTVEGDNFLGTPLIDKVHCEVSSISPDASMVAEKPDQTVKDDTEVLLPSKPKLGDQTLEITGSQEICSERIQQNAEESNDSEKGEDRGVLPVEYSMYSGEMTSGMQAGDILHDPDSDDLRVETQLSKDTTSDHHCVNDSIAKQMALSKENLQEASLLGGEKDFNIQVKETNDANGDGEKTEEDISLNLTSDVCKEECPNDQSKINPEQEGSDNEKRFAENLDRIAEKVSQENSTLADATSSSDKPLSKNESNSSFSQEDDTAVPTSEGSGILLENIVDESQVAVESQSRNLEGFVTTHGNTNITEKTEECSLVRVDGSEIQCDEQLEQESKELPVPEVLTGGTNDNESAIIDKVKDEDEDLEEAEMYGIEKNKRINQQKEEVQVEKPVESLNVAPENIEASNLGQDNKTSFQEEHRTDGDQQGMTSDNSEEKTIDTVDTKKETLENFSTIVSIPPEEGSIDANLQEVASDSTSKKLIDELDIQMEVLEKFSTVPNEQIEENSIMKVDDSEMKDEEHLENQIRKTSSPIPLAREASADESTAEQETRIEDGEKAELCENETSPENMKIEPKIENPENSLEVTSEDIKASSSSQEIETRDSGEEESIAANPQGILDEKTDKEKVGAAELKEEIPGVQSFSTKVSITPEEGSIDANLQKVTSDSTVEKMIDELDTQKEVLEKFSTIVSNEEIEGNSNVKLDESEMKNEECLEKESIKTSSPIPLAREANDNESTAEQETPIEDAEKTELCENKISIENVKIELKIEKPENNLDVTSENIKASDSGQEVETRVLAKEGLAANPQGILDEKTDRQIVGAAEIKEETPESFSTIVSTPPEEGSIDANLQKAMTDSTAEKMIDEPDKQKEVLEYSFLLQNFSTIISNEYIEENLTVKVDDSEIKSEEQLEKESITKSSPIHLAREASDDGSTVERETPIEDGEEADLRENETSIENMKIESKIEKPENSLDVISENIKASDSGHDIETRVSADEESLAANPQGILDENTDKEIVSAAEIEEENSELQNFAPTDSNEKTNESSLIQGDGLQKADEEHLEKESEKPSSKEDFKGNTNDDELTLMDDVKIEDETPRRSQLFEEKKNIENALLKEELQIEKPVESSNTTIEDFQVSDSGQHTEKTGFIEEQTVIENPQGNPDDVEEKTDTADADEKTRELQISLNVSDEDNDQSSLIQVDTSEMEHEEYLEREMEKPSPGEASTKDANDDKSTIRHEPTIGDEIIRKVELFETNKNIDSTLPEKEDFQDASEVHKASTSSENIESTSYLKEHSLTANLQAITSDKTIDATDAKENAAKTLPHEHTEGNSSIQLDCLHMKHGEHLDRECEIPPLLEAAIEETNKDKSKNTHEPYDGAEDPIKSELSENEKDAVSTLVKKEAHLEKPIDSLPVATEDIEATDSIQDIEVSSIKEQILSAARQEISVDKTEEKTIDAAETKEETPDGQIFETIVSNEKTNENPLIEGNGSQIKEYLEKESEKPSSIKDFTGAANDDELTQTDEHKIEDENQQRAEFFGNKRNTESTLLKEELKIEEPIESFNATVDDVKVSDLGQHTEKTGFMEEQRLIENPQGIQDYKVEEKTEGADTDEKTRELQNVLINVPNVDNDQTSLTQVDVSEMKHEEYLEKEMEISSLTEASTEDVNDDRSTIMHEAKIGVESIRKVESSEIEKNEDRTWLEKEDLQDALDASEVCKASASMENIQTTCYLEEQSLTSNLQAITSNKTIDATYAKEVTLENVAKSLSYEEAEENSTVQMEHEEHLETENEIPLLAEVPTQETNEYKSKNMHDEDQIKSELSEKGTVSTSVEEETNIEKPLHSLQVATKDIEATDSSQDIEIDSTKDQIQTADSQEISGDKAEDKTTNATDKEEKIEIQDIATNVPDGVNEDDSPIKETGSQKPFLEEESMGNLNNDEPIIIHETNFEDESSIKTNLSKDEHNIDFTSAKEEVSSESSQAAEKIKASASSQERETSSLEEQSLTENPQGIMGDYKEDETNHVIDMKEETPEDKDVASTLPYEDIEKSSPIQVDCSQKEHIVEKESDDPSVEKSSTGDTTGSTLVEEELGEKCIDSLQVATQEIKASGSGQDIETSSIEEQVLTTNQQETSNDRIEEKTIDTAYRNEETLEAQDIATNAPTGENDENSLLETDSSQKPFPIYSSKRNANGDESTLLQDAKFEDEVLSEHKKNTEGGVVNEEVHTESIRVAVLPEDIKASPLGQDRETCLLEEENLTPNPQGIKGDQKEDKTIDATDLKEETPEEMVKIMNITATSPRENTQIEADSSEMEYEEHLVKESENPSLAEALEKDTEESASVKEEAQMEKLIDSLEVVSKNIKAYDSNQVAEISSIKEQILTEDPREISGDKTEEKSIDANAMNEEILKNQNTVVSFQFLRQDLATNVPDRDNEVNSTIKVDGSQMPSVGEASTGNANDESKDSGPSSEVENKELEPDTELPKEIENADFKAKTMEFNEEEGYLKDLQMATAVNIAAHEELVSDSIAVKIPCTKSLDAKEEMVDLAEAPNYKQEESSITKELEEHLPISHEKVTNMTSLASEAPKLTGDYEVVAKAYNCSDKTDTEKAGELYDGSITITTNENPVETDKKESTDTETQAAKVKKEAELIQPDPEARTDQQDIEEDLPTKGSQDVSGSNEVTAEEKKRNSDNCEEISGSTTDVVLGDVSSSNVASEEVSTYNPYQESRRQIQQETGNKEAQKQEKTVCRQEKVMSDETVEEIKVSTSTTVASDFLPKSFKETSEVDHSATDRELTTDKEGLHEGKTASGNEETKTDTINKEEEASKHKVSDFSSAALEETFTGKFLGEANIFYETANTTQSTVEDILVSNRSIVDLKENSEDEAPKTTELTPTTTKGQELESTTVGEISMLISQGEGGKYEHAPSGSVTEEKLDSDEAELGHGENRSEYEPKNEVLESIAQVQNCDSVSEAEETRTCEENREATEIKRSNEVVAEDIFEPKETININMSSKKIKEDDEDVEDYLGSLEEEVITESHLQDEINTEELFEAIKKTNETEKVSKVLEEPDDKATEKTEENLVTNESIDRSLLGKCIEEVTTILDTEEADGIDHVNIKTGTEDSRKEENLILSASEGNEEAQTCIEAERLGFSSNTKHTSEVSRSDGDQDISEDNKNSTSKNEYFEEKYPNKSMESQMSAVSKDIELIEQVSKATKITLEMQETRGASDSGAEPEATGVDSQQMEEASHKCKEMAETSMSVEPTEVSTSKIFQEYVAETSLEAEDNLTTLHEFPQESHIMDSVVKIAQKDGPIDLQIVSDITDQDVQELNEGSIAMINKENPMEVDPNENIEIRCSADSIQKAPVLETLGEEMEEQQPGRTCEGVSKAKGLDCVEKKTIAHECNDLLEKSSSAVIETVSESNIYHCSAGDTAQTDKNKEGQLQIDFRPILLHPKCSETETAEKDLPVNLAGQYGTDEKELEGTPPPAKDKHVVLEADHTKNVNPDNSIGNKDTSVIEHGDSAEFSQGEGETLKPSGFEQDAANCGHDEMTKSRENSESKEIDKQSLADLLHVSIKETSKMADHSATEKEPTTHREDLHAEKPDEAEHEGTKTDEERDDEEESSEQQRADICSEAPVMVDVRDADAKVAHKKSHNILSGVGSKMKHSIAKVKKAITGKSSHSHQKPPSPK; encoded by the exons ATGGCAACTGAAGCAGATATTCCAGCAACTGCAATTCTATGTGAAACA AGAAAGGAGCAAGGTGGCAACATAGCTGATGCTGCTACCAATATAATGATCAATAAAATTCCCCAAGAAGAAAAGACCCAAGCTGATACACGTAATGAACCTCCAACAGTTGAGGGAGACAATTTTTTAGGAACACCCTTGATTGATAAGGTTCATTGTGAAGTAAGTAGCATTTCACCAGATGCTAGTATGGTTGCTGAAAAGCCAGATCAGACAGTGAAGGATGACACTGAGGTTTTGCTCCCTAGCAAACCTAAATTAGGTGACCAAACATTAGAAATTACTGGGAGTCAAGAGATTTGCTCAGAAAGAATCCAACAGAATGCTGAAGAATCAAATGACTCGGAGAAAGGTGAGGACAGAGGCGTGTTACCAGTAGAATACAGCATGTATTCAGGAGAGATGACTTCAGGAATGCAAGCAGGAGATATACTTCATGATCCTGATTCAGACGATCTAAGAGTGGAGACTCAGCTGTCTAAAGACACAACAAGTGATCATCATTGCGTAAATGATTCTATAGCTAAACAGATGGCGCTTTCTAAAGAGAACTTGCAGGAAGCTAGTCTCCTGGGAGGGGAAAAGGATTTTAATATCCAAGTAAAGGAAACAAATGATGCAAACGGAGATGGAGAAAAGACAGAAGAGGATATTTCTCTCAATCTAACCAGTGATGTGTGTAAAGAAGAATGCCCAAATGACCAAAGTAAGATAAACCCAGAACAGGAGGGATCAGACAATGAAAAAAGATTTGCAGAGAACTTGGACAGGATAGCAGAGAAAGTCAGTCAAGAAAATAGTACACTAGCAGATGCAACTTCTAGCAGTGACAAACCACTGAGCAAGAATGAATCAAATTCTTCTTTCAGCCAGGAAGATGACACGGCTGTGCCAACATCAGAAGGCTCTGGAATTCTGTTAGAAAATATTGTGGACGAGAGCCAAGTGGCTGTAGAAAGTCAGTCCAGAAACTTGGAAGGTTTTGTTACAACCCATGGCAACACAAATATCACAGAGAAGACTGAGGAGTGCTCATTGGTCCGAGTTGATGGCTCAGAAATCCAATGTGATGAGCAATTAGAACAGGAAAGTAAGGAACTGCCAGTGCCAGAAGTATTAACAGGTGGCACTAATGATAATGAGTCGGCAATCATTGATAAGGTGAAAGATGAGGATGAAGACCTCGAAGAAGCTGAAATGTACGgtattgagaaaaataaaagaattaatcaaCAGAAGGAAGAAGTGCAAGTGGAGAAGCCTGTGGAGTCCTTGAACGTAGCTCCTGAGAATATTGAAGCATCTAATCTAGGCCAGGACAACAAAACAAGTTTTCAGGAAGAGCATAGGACAGATGGAGATCAGCAAGGAATGACGAGTGACAATTCCGAGGAAAAAACAATTGATACAGTTGACACAAAGAAGGAAACTCTCGAG AATTTTTCAACGATTGTTTCAATTCCTCCAGAGGAGGGAAGTATAGATGCAAATTTACAAGAAGTCGCAAGTGACAGTACatctaaaaaattgattgatgagCTTGACATACAAATGGAAGTTCTTGAG AAATTTTCAACTGTTCCAAATGAGCAAATTGAAGAAAACTCAATCATGAAAGTGGATGACTCAGAAATGAAAGATGAAGAGCATCTAGAAAATCAAATCAGAAAAACATCTTCGCCAATACCTTTGGCAAGGGAAGCCAGTGCAGATGAGTCAACTGCTGAGCAAGAGACCCGAATTGAGGATGGAGAAAAAGCTGaattatgtgaaaatgaaacaagtcCAGAAAATATGAAGATAGAACCCAAAATAGAGAATCCAGAAAATTCCTTGGAAGTAACTTCTGAGGATATAAAAGCATCTAGTTCGAGTCAAGAAATAGAAACAAGAGATTCTGGCGAGGAGGAAAGCATAGCAGCAAATCCACAAGGGATCCTGGATGAGAAAACAGACAAAGAAAAAGTTGGTGCAGCTGAATTAAAGGAGGAAATTCCTGGGGTACAG AGTTTTTCAACAAAAGTCTCAATTACTCCAGAGGAGGGAAGCATAGatgcaaatttacaaaaagtCACGAGTGACAGCACAGTTGAAAAAATGATTGATGAGCTTGACACACAAAAGGAAGTTCTTGAG AAATTTTCAACTATTGTTTCAAATGAGGAAATTGAAGGAAACTCGAACGTCAAACTGGATGAGtcagaaatgaaaaatgaagagtgTCTAGAAAAGGAAAGCATAAAAACATCTTCGCCGATACCTTTGGCAAGGGAAGCCAATGACAATGAGTCAACTGCTGAGCAAGAGACTCCAATTGAGGATGCAGAAAAAACTGAATTATGTGAAAATAAGATAAGTATAGAAAATGTGAAGATAGAACTCAAAATAGAGAAACCAGAAAATAACTTGGATGTAACTTCTGAGAATATAAAAGCATCTGATTCTGGTCAAGAAGTAGAAACGAGAGTTTTAGCCAAGGAGGGCCTAGCAGCAAATCCACAAGGGATCCTGGATGAGAAAACAGACAGACAAATAGTTGGTGCAGCTGAAATAAAGGAGGAAACTCCTGAG AGTTTTTCGACAATTGTATCAACTCCTCCAGAGGAAGGAAGCATAGatgcaaatttacaaaaagcCATGACTGACAGTACGGCTGAGAAAATGATTGATGAGCCTGACAAACAAAAGGAAGTTCTTGAG TATTCATTCTTGTTGCagaatttttcaacaattatttCCAATGAGTATATTGAAGAAAACTTGACTGTCAAAGTGGATGACTcagaaataaaaagtgaagAGCAATTGGAAAAGGAAAGCATTACAAAATCTTCGCCAATACATTTGGCAAGGGAAGCCAGTGATGATGGCTCAACAGTTGAGCGAGAGACTCCAATTGAGGATGGAGAAGAAGCTGACTTACGTGAAAATGAGACAAGTATAGAGAATATGAAGATAGAATCCAAAATAGAGAAGCCAGAAAATTCCTTGGATGTAATTTCTGAGAATATAAAAGCATCTGATTCGGGTCATGATATAGAAACAAGAGTTTCTGCTGACGAGGAAAGCCTAGCAGCAAATCCACAAGGGATTCTGGATGAGAATACAGACAAAGAAATCGTTAGTGCAGCTGAAATAGAGGAGGAAAATTCTGAGCTACAG AATTTTGCACCAACTGACTCAAATGAGAAGACCAACGAGAGCTCATTGATCCAAGGTGATGGCTTACAAAAGGCAGATGAGGAGCATCTAGAAAAGGAAAGTGAAAAACCATCCTCCAAAGAAGATTTCAAAGGGAATACCAATGATGATGAGTTAACTTTAATGGATGATGTCAAAATTGAGGATGAAACCCCAAGAAGATCACAATTgtttgaagagaaaaaaaatatagaaaacgCTTTGCTTAAAGAAGAACTGCAGATAGAGAAGCCTGTAGAATCCTCCAATACTACCATTGAGGATTTTCAAGTGTCTGATTCGGGTCAACACACAGAAAAAACAGGTTTCATCGAGGAGCAAACCGTAATTGAAAATCCACAAGGAAACCCGGATGACGTGGAGGAGAAAACAGATACAGCAGACGCTGATGAAAAGACTCGAGAGCTGCAG ATTTCATTAAATGTCTCAGATGAGGACAATGATCAGAGTTCATTAATCCAAGTGGATACCTCAGAAATGGAACATGAGGAATATTTGGAGAGGGAAATGGAAAAACCATCACCTGGAGAAGCTTCAACCAAGGATGCCAATGATGACAAGTCAACAATTAGGCATGAACCCACAATTGGGGATGAAATCATAAGAAAAGTGGAATTATTCgaaaccaacaaaaatatagaCAGTACTTTGCCGGAGAAAGAAGACTTTCAGGATGCTTCTGAGGTTCATAAAGCCTCTACTTCAAGTGAAAATATAGAGTCAACTTCTTATCTCAAGGAGCACAGCTTAACTGCAAATCTTCAAGCAATTACGAGTGACAAAACAATTGATGCAACGGATGCGAAGGAG AATGCTGCAAAAACATTACCACATGAGCACACTGAAGGGAACTCAAGTATCCAATTGGATTGCCTACATATGAAACACGGGGAACATCTGGACAGGGAATGTGAAATCCCACCTTTGTTAGAAGCTGCAATTGAGGAAACCAATAAAGACAAGTCAAAGAATACACATGAACCCTATGATGGGGCAGAAGACCCAATAAAATCTGAATTATCGGAAAATGAGAAAGATGCAGTAAGTACATTGGTGAAGAAAGAAGCACACTTGGAGAAGCCTATTGACTCCTTGCCAGTAGCTACTGAAGATATTGAAGCAACTGATTCAATTCAAGACATTGAAGTAAGTTCTATCAAGGAACAAATCCTATCTGCAGCTCGACAAGAAATCTCAGTTGACAAAACAGAGGAAAAAACTATTGATGCAGCTGAAACAAAGGAGGAAACTCCTGATGGACAG atttttgaaacaattgTTTCAAATGAGAAGACCAATGAGAACCCACTGATCGAAGGCAATGGCTCACAAATTAAGGAGTATTTGGAAAAGGAAAGTGAAAAACCATCCTCAATAAAAGATTTCACAGGGGCAGCCAATGATGATGAGTTAACTCAAACGGATGAACACAAAATTGAGGATGAAAACCAACAAAGAGCAGAATTCTTTGGAAATAAGAGAAATACAGAGAGCACTTTGCTGAAGGAAGAACTGAAGATAGAGGAGCCTATAGAATCCTTCAATGCTACTGTTGATGATGTTAAAGTATCTGATTTGGGTCAACACACAGAAAAAACAGGTTTCATGGAGGAGCAAAGATTGATTGAAAATCCTCAAGGAATCCAGGATTACAAAGTGGAGGAGAAAACAGAAGGAGCTGACACTGACGAAAAAACTCGAGAGCTGCAG AATGTTTTGATAAATGTCCCAAATGTGGACAATGACCAGACCTCATTAACCCAAGTGGATGTCTCAGAAATGAAACATGAGGAATATTTGGAGAAGGAAATGGAAATATCATCATTAACAGAAGCTTCAACCGAGGATGTCAATGATGACAGGTCTACAATTATGCATGAAGCCAAAATTGGGGTTGAATCCATAAGGAAAGTGGAATCATCCGAGattgagaaaaatgaagacAGAACTTGGCTGGAGAAAGAGGACTTGCAGGATGCTTTAGATGCTTCTGAGGTTTGTAAAGCATCTGCTTCAATggaaaatattcaaacaaCTTGTTATCTCGAGGAGCAAAGCTTAACCTCAAATCTTCAAGCAATCACAAGCAACAAAACAATTGATGCAACGTACGCGAAGGAGGTAACTCTTGAG AATGTTGCAAAATCATTATCATATGAGGAAGCTGAAGAGAACTCAACTGTCCAGATGGAACATGAGGAACATTTggaaacagaaaatgaaatccCACTATTGGCAGAAGTTCCAACCCAGGAAACCAATGAATACAAGTCAAAGAATATGCATGATGAAGACCAAATAAAATCTGAATTATCAGAGAAAGGAACAGTAAGTACATCAGTGGAGgaagaaacaaacattgagAAGCCTCTTCACTCCTTGCAAGTAGCTACTAAAGATATTGAAGCAACTGATTCAAGTCAAGACATTGAGATAGATTCTACCAAGGATCAAATCCAAACTGCAGATTCACAGGAAATATCAGGTGACAAAGCAGAGGATAAAACTACTAATgcaactgacaaagaggaaaaGATTGAGATACAG GATATTGCAACAAATGTTCCAGATGGAGTCAACGAAGATGACTCACCAATTAAAGAAACTGGCTCACAAAAACCATTTTTGGAAGAAGAGTCGATGGGAAACCTCAATAATGATGAGCCCATCATCATCCATGAGACCAATTTTGAGGATGAAAGCTCGATAAAAACCAACTTGTCCAAAGATGAGCACAATATAGATTTTACTTCGGCAAAGGAAGAAGTATCTAGTGAGTCCTCGCAAGCAGCTGAGAAGATTAAAGCATCTGCATCAAGtcaagaaagagaaacaagctCTCTAGAGGAGCAAAGCCTAACTGAAAATCCTCAAGGCATCATGGGTGACTACAAAGAAGATGAAACAAACCATGTAATTGACATGAAGGAAGAAACTCCTGAGGATAAG GATGTAGCATCAACACTTCCATATGAGGACATTGAAAAGAGCTCACCAATTCAAGTGGATTGCTCACAAAAGGAACATATTGTGGAAAAGGAAAGTGATGACCCATCTGTGGAAAAATCTTCAACAGGGGACACCACAGGAAGCACTTTGGTGGAGGAAGAACTGGGTGAGAAGTGTATTGACTCCTTACAAGTAGCAACTCAAGAAATCAAAGCATCTGGTTCAGGTCAAGATATAGAAACAAGTTCAATCGAGGAGCAAGTCCTAACTACAAACCAACAAGAAACCTCAAACGACAGAATAGAGGAAAAAACTATTGATACAGCTTACAGAAATGAAGAAACTCTTGAGGCACAG GATATTGCAACAAATGCTCCAACTggagaaaatgatgaaaactCACTACTCGAAACAGATAGCTCACAGAAGCCATTTCCAATATATTCTTCAAAGAGGAACGCCAATGGTGATGAGTCAACACTTCTGCAGGATGCCAAATTTGAGGATGAAGTCCTCTCCGAGCACAAGAAAAATACAGAAGGTGGTGTGGTAAATGAAGAAGTACATACTGAGTCCATTCGAGTGGCAGTGCTGCCAGAGGATATTAAAGCATCTCCTTTGGGTCAAGATAGAGAAACATGTTTACTAGAGGAGGAAAACCTAACTCCAAATCCTCAAGGAATCAAAGGTGACCAGAAAGAGGACAAAACAATTGATGCAACTGACCTGAAGGAAGAAACTCCTGAGGAGATGGTGAAAATCATG AATATTACAGCCACTAGTCCAAGAGAGAACACACAAATTGAAGCAGACAGCTCAGAAATGGAATATGAGGAACATTTGGTAAAGGAAAGTGAAAATCCATCTTTGGCAGAAGCTCTGGAAAAGGACACAGAGGAAAGTGCTTCAGTGAAAGAAGAAGCACAGATGGAAAAGCTTATTGACTCTTTGGAAGTAGTTAGTAAGAATATTAAAGCATACGATTCCAATCAAGTCGCAGAAATAAGTTCTATCAAAGAGCAAATCCTAACTGAGGATCCACGAGAAATTTCAGGTGACAAAACAGAGGAAAAATCTATAGATGCAAATGCAATGAATGAGGAAATTCTTAAGAATCAG AATACAGTTGTAAGTTTTCAATTCTTGCGGCAGGACCTAGCAACAAATGTTCCAGACAGAGACAACGAAGTTAACTCAACAATCAAAGTAGATGGCTCACAGATGCCATCTGTAGGAGAAGCTTCAACAGGGAATGCCAATGATGAGTCAAAAGACTCCGGGCCTTCAAGTGAAGTCGAAAACAAAGAGCTGGAACCCGACACAGAG TTACCGAAAGAGATTGAAAATGCTGACTTTAAAGCAAAAACTATGGAGTTCAATGAGGAAGAAGGCTATCTGAAGGATCTTCAGATGGCAACTGCAGTCAATATAGCAGCTCATGAG GAACTGGTCTCAGATTCAATAGCTGTAAAGATTCCCTGTacaaaaagtttagatgcTAAAGAAGAAATGGTGGATCTCGCTGAAGCTCCCAATTACAAGCAGGAGGAATCATCCATCACAAAAGAGTTAGAAGAACATCTACCGATAAGCCATGAGAAGGTTACAAATATGACCAGCTTGGCGTCTGAAGCACCAAAGCTGACTGGTGATTACGAAGTTGTTGCCAAAGCATATAATTGCAGTGATAAGACAGATACAGAGAAAGCAGGAGAGCTATATGATGGCTCCATCACAATAACAACAAATGAGAATCCAGTAGAAacagataaaaaagaaagcacaGATACAGAGACCCAAGCtgcaaaagtaaaaaaagaagCAGAATTAATACAACCAGACCCAGAGGCAAGAACAGACCAGCAGGACATAGAAGAAGATCTTCCTACCAAGGGTTCCCAGGACGTCTCAGGATCAAATGAGGTGACTgctgaagaaaagaaaagaaattcagATAACTGCGAAGAAATATCAGGCAGTACCACCGATGTGGTATTAGGAGATGTCTCATCGTCCAATGTGGCATCAGAGGAAGTCTCAACATACAACCCTTACCAGGAATCCAGAAGGCAAATACAGCAAGAGACTGGGAATAAAGAAGCtcaaaaacaagagaaaacagTATGTAGACAGGAGAAAGTAATGTCAGATGAAACAGTAGAAGAAATCAAAGTGTCTACATCAACTACAGTAGCTAGCGATTTCCTTCCAAAATCTTTCAAAGAAACCTCAGAAGTAGATCATTCCGCCACTGACAGAGAGCTGACTACGGATAAAGAAGGATTGCACGAAGGAAAAACAGCATCAGGTAATGAAGAGACAAAAACTGATACGATCAACAAAGAAGAGGAAGCAAGCAAACACAAAGTATCAGACTTCAGTTCTGCAGCTCTGGAGGAAACTTTCACTGGGAAATTTTTGGGGGAAGCCAATATCTTTTACGAGACAGCCAATACTACACAAAGCACGGTGGAGGACATTCTTGTCAGTAATAGGTCTATTGTGGACCTTAAAGAGAATTCAGAAGATGAAGCTCCCAAAACAACAGAGTTGACTCCAACCACTACAAAAGGTCAAGAACTTGAGAGCACAACTGTTGGAGAAATCTCTATGTTGATATCTCAAGGTGAAGGAGGTAAATATGAGCATGCACCCAGTGGCAGTGTGACTGAGGAAAAGTTGGACTCAGATGAAGCTGAACTTGGACATGGAGAGAACAGAAGTGAATATGAGCCGAAAAATGAGGTGCTTGAGTCTATTGCCCAAGTTCAAAATTGTGACAGTGTCTCAGAAGCAGAAGAGACAAGAACATGTGAAGAGAATCGTGAAGCCACAGAAATAAAAAGGTCCAACGAAGTTGTGGCGGAGGATATATTTGAACCAAAAGAAACCATCAACATCAATATGTCAAGCAAGAAG ATCAaggaagatgatgaagatgtAGAAGATTATCTTGGTTCTCTTGAGGAAGAAGTGATCACCGAAAGTCACTTACAAGATGAGATAAACACTGAAGAATTATTTGAGgctataaagaaaacaaatgaaacAGAAAAG GTATCTAAAGTTCTTGAAGAGCCCGATGACAAAGCCACCgaaaaaacagaagaaaatttaGTCACAAATGAATCAATTGATAGAAGCCTGCTGGGAAAGTGCATTGAGGAGGTGACAACAATATTAGACACTGAAGAGGCTGATGGGATAGACCATGTAAATATAAAGACAGGAACCGAGGATTCAAGAAAAGAG GAAAACCTGATCCTTTCAGCAAGTGAAGGCAATGAGGAAGCACAAACCTGTATTGAGGCTGAGAGGCTTGGTTTTTCATCTAATACCAAGCATACATCAGAAGTTTCACGCAGTGACGGCGACCAGGATATTTCAGAAGACAATAAAAACTCCACATCCAAAAATGAGTATTTTGAAGAgaaatatccaaataaaagTATGGAATCCCAAATGTCCGCAGTCAGCAAAGACATTGAACTAATAGAACAAGTCTCAAAAGCTACAAAAATCACTTTGGAAATGCAGGAAACAAGAGGAGCAAGTGATTCCGGTGCTGAACCAGAAGCAACAGGGGTGGATAGTCAACAAATGGAGGAAGCAAGTCATAAATGCAAAGAGATGGCAGAGACCTCCATGTCAGTAGAACCTACTGAGGTTTccacatcaaaaatatttcaggaATACGTGGCGGAAACCTCATTGGAGGCCGAAGATAACCTCACCACACTTCATGAGTTCCCCCAAGAATCACATATCATGGATTCTGTAGTGAAAATCGCACAGAAAGATGGTCCAATTGATCTTCAAATTGTCAGCGATATAACTGATCAGGATGTGCAGGAGTTAAATGAAGGCTCCATTGCAATGATAAATAAGGAGAATCCAATGGAGGTAGATCCAAATGAAAACATAGAGATCAGGTGCTCAGCAGATTCAATTCAGAAAGCCCCAGTGTTGGAAACTCTCGGGGAAGAGATGGAAGAACAACAACCAGGAAGGACTTGTGAGGGTGTCTCAAAAGCAAAAGGGCTGGATTGtgtagaaaagaaaacaatagcTCATGAATGCAATGACTTGCTAGAGAAATCCTCTAGTGCAGTGATAGAAACGGTCTCAGAATCCAACATTTATCACTGTTCTGCGGGCGATACAGCTCAAActgacaaaaataaagaaggtCAACTGCAAATTGACTTTCGTCCTATTTTGCTACACCCCAAATGTTCAGAAACTGAAACAGCAGAAAAAGATCTCCCAGTGAATCTTGCAGGACAGTATGGCACTGATGAGAAAGAGCTAGAGGGAACCCCTCCGCCCGCTAAAGATAAACATGTCGTTCTGGAAGCAGATCATACAAAGAATGTGAATCCTGATAATTCAATTGGGAACAAGGATACCTCAGTAATTGAACATGGGGACTCTGCAGAATTTTCTCAGGGTGAAGGCGAAACTCTAAAACCTTCTGGTTTTGAGCAAGACGCAGCAAATTGCGGACATGATGAAATGACCAAATCTAGGGAGAACTCTGAATCAAAAGAGATAGATAAGCAATCACTGGCCGACCTTCTTCATGTATCCATTAAAGAAACCTCAAAAATGGCAGATCATTCCGCCACCGAAAAGGAGCCAACTACCCACAGAGAAGACCTGCATGCAGAAAAACCTGATGAGGCTGAGCATGAAGGCACAAAAACTGATGAAGAAAGAGATGACGAAGAAGAATCAAGTGAACAGCAAAGAGCAGACATTTGTTCTGAAGCTCCGGTAATGGTGGATGTGAGGGATGCAGATGCCAAAGTTGCTCACAAGAAATCACACAACATACTCTCTGGCGTCGGATCGAAAATGAAGCATTCAATTGCCAAGGTAAAGAAAGCCATCACCGGCAAATCATCTCACTCTCACCAAAAGCCGCCATCCCCAAAGTAA